In a single window of the Pongo abelii isolate AG06213 chromosome 1, NHGRI_mPonAbe1-v2.0_pri, whole genome shotgun sequence genome:
- the CRCT1 gene encoding cysteine-rich C-terminal protein 1 produces MSSQQSAVSAKGFSKGSSQGPAPCPAPAPTPAPASSSSCCGGGCCGSGGGCCGDSGCCGSSSTSCCCFPRRRRRQRSSGCCCCGGGSQRSQRSNNQSSGCCSGC; encoded by the coding sequence ATGTCCTCTCAACAGAGCGCCGTTTCCGCCAAAGGCTTTTCCAAGGGGTCGTCCCAGGGCCCCGCTCCGTGTCCCGCCCCGGCGCCCACCCCGGcgcccgcctcctcctcctcctgctgcgGCGGCGGCTGCTGCGGCTCCGGCGGGGGCTGCTGCGGCGACTCGGGCTGCTGCGGCTCCAGCTCCACCAGTTGCTGCTGCTTCCCAAGGAGACGCCGCCGGCAGCGGAGTAGTGGTTGCTGCTGCTGCGGGGGCGGCAGCCAGAGGTCTCAGCGCTCCAACAACCAGAGCTCAGGCTGCTGCTCTGGCTGCTGA